The Phycisphaeraceae bacterium genome includes a window with the following:
- a CDS encoding DoxX family protein, whose translation MAQAGRASVFLIALNRVLLGLYFLGAGVAKVQGELNDGIGSFYNGPFKAMQPSWLPNALAAPYGYALPWAEVVVGALLAIGLFTKINAALTFLMSLSFTIALMMANGLSGGGPGVFHTNVFLCVIAAHIVVVGGGPFSVDATFMGRAAKRATGG comes from the coding sequence ATGGCTCAAGCTGGACGTGCCTCAGTGTTCCTGATCGCCCTCAACCGCGTGCTCCTGGGGCTCTATTTCCTCGGTGCCGGCGTGGCCAAGGTCCAGGGAGAGCTAAACGACGGCATCGGCTCGTTCTACAACGGTCCCTTCAAGGCGATGCAGCCCTCCTGGCTTCCGAATGCGCTCGCGGCCCCCTACGGCTACGCCCTGCCCTGGGCAGAAGTCGTGGTCGGCGCGCTCCTGGCGATCGGCTTGTTCACCAAGATCAACGCCGCCCTGACCTTCCTGATGTCCCTGAGCTTCACCATCGCCCTGATGATGGCGAACGGCCTCAGCGGCGGCGGGCCCGGCGTCTTCCACACCAACGTCTTCCTCTGTGTGATCGCCGCGCACATCGTCGTCGTCGGTGGCGGGCCCTTCTCGGTCGATGCGACCTTCATGGGCCGCGCGGCAAAACGCGCAACAGGGGGCTGA
- the proC gene encoding pyrroline-5-carboxylate reductase, whose product MLGFVGAGNMAEAIARSAISAGVLHANQMIAADPSAQRLAVFEAMGVRVADSNDELVRACSQVMLSIKPQVLTKIASELKGLGDEHIVISIMAGMGTTKIADAVGKRLRVVRVMPNTPVMVGKGMAGVCLGPDAREGDDELTVRLFEAGGEVVRIDESLMDAVTAVSGSGPAYLFYLAEAMMEAAGVVELEDDAQKLVRQTLSGAAELLARSDESAADLRRRVTSPGGTTEAAINTLEAAGVRQAIVKAIVAARDRGRELGS is encoded by the coding sequence ATGCTTGGTTTTGTCGGAGCAGGCAACATGGCCGAAGCAATCGCCCGCAGCGCCATCAGCGCGGGCGTGCTGCACGCCAATCAGATGATCGCCGCAGACCCGTCAGCGCAGCGGCTGGCCGTCTTCGAGGCGATGGGCGTCCGCGTCGCAGACTCAAACGATGAACTCGTGAGGGCCTGCAGCCAGGTGATGCTGTCCATCAAACCGCAGGTGCTCACAAAGATCGCCAGCGAGTTAAAGGGGCTGGGCGATGAGCACATCGTGATCTCGATCATGGCAGGGATGGGCACCACGAAAATCGCCGACGCCGTGGGCAAACGCTTGCGCGTCGTCCGCGTCATGCCCAACACACCCGTGATGGTCGGCAAAGGCATGGCGGGGGTCTGCCTCGGTCCCGATGCCCGCGAGGGTGATGATGAACTCACAGTGCGGCTCTTCGAGGCCGGCGGCGAAGTCGTCCGGATCGACGAATCACTCATGGATGCAGTCACCGCAGTATCCGGCTCAGGCCCGGCGTACCTCTTCTATCTCGCCGAAGCCATGATGGAGGCCGCCGGCGTCGTCGAGCTCGAGGACGACGCGCAAAAACTCGTCCGCCAGACACTCTCCGGTGCCGCCGAGCTGCTGGCACGCTCGGATGAGTCCGCCGCAGACCTGCGCAGACGAGTAACGAGCCCCGGTGGGACCACCGAGGCGGCCATCAACACGCTGGAGGCCGCCGGCGTCCGTCAGGCGATCGTAAAAGCCATCGTGGCCGCACGAGATCGTGGCCGGGAGCTGGGGAGTTAG
- a CDS encoding methyltransferase domain-containing protein, which produces MLTRSDPVAEFRKPEALRINSRRLEHLASLGLDLHSKRVLEAGAGIGELTGFWLDRGCKVVSIEPREDNAAVYRDRYREAQAKVKVWDLDKPPAWEERFDIVFAYGVLYHLAQPLEAMQWLAKRCDAFMVISTCVALGDEDQIELATEVAHCPSQAVSGFGCRPTRLWVLNRLRDLFPYAYTTRTQPDHPDFPRDWSKADGSRLTRAVFVGSQQDLSGNPALSEALVKVHEPGS; this is translated from the coding sequence ATGTTGACGCGATCTGATCCGGTCGCGGAGTTCCGCAAGCCCGAGGCGCTCCGCATCAACAGCCGACGCCTCGAACACCTCGCAAGCCTCGGTCTCGATCTGCACAGCAAGCGCGTCCTCGAAGCCGGAGCCGGCATCGGTGAACTCACCGGCTTCTGGCTCGATCGAGGCTGCAAGGTCGTCTCCATCGAACCTCGCGAAGACAACGCCGCCGTCTATCGCGACCGCTATCGCGAAGCGCAAGCCAAGGTCAAAGTCTGGGACCTCGACAAACCTCCCGCCTGGGAAGAACGCTTCGACATCGTCTTCGCCTACGGCGTCCTCTACCACCTCGCCCAACCCCTGGAAGCAATGCAATGGCTCGCCAAGCGCTGCGACGCCTTCATGGTGATCTCAACCTGCGTCGCTCTCGGCGATGAGGACCAGATCGAGCTCGCAACAGAAGTCGCGCACTGCCCCTCACAGGCCGTCAGCGGCTTCGGTTGCCGTCCAACACGGCTCTGGGTCCTGAATCGGCTACGCGACCTCTTCCCCTATGCCTACACAACACGAACCCAGCCCGACCACCCCGACTTCCCAAGAGACTGGTCCAAAGCCGACGGCTCAAGACTCACTCGCGCCGTCTTCGTCGGCTCACAGCAGGACCTGAGCGGGAATCCGGCACTCAGCGAAGCGCTCGTTAAGGTCCATGAGCCCGGATCGTGA
- a CDS encoding mechanosensitive ion channel has product MVDAAAVILMLGVVDFSWVPDLFLVWLPFAVMLGLMGGALWLFDLLLLRRQKLSADKRLPRQITMAVLTLLAVIMAVLALPGTELGVSESTRGNLLSLIGLSVTALITLSSTTLAANAMAGLMLRATAPFRGGDWIRVGEHFGRVTERGLFHTEVQTEDKDLLSLPNLLLATNPVRILHERGTIISTELSLGYDTPHHAVEPLLLEAATLTGLVNPFVWIMELKDHAVVYRVAGLLEDVTGLISVRSRLRSNVLTTLHKAGIEIASPSLVIQRRGTMEDTTIPQGGETEPLPALAEGAGDVEKQLFDKADEAARRTSLEEERDLIDARLKALAEGEPSSDPLDAVQLKRRLEEIDTELSESPPQA; this is encoded by the coding sequence ATGGTTGACGCGGCAGCTGTCATTCTGATGTTGGGTGTGGTTGATTTCTCCTGGGTGCCGGATTTGTTTCTGGTTTGGTTGCCCTTCGCGGTCATGCTTGGATTGATGGGCGGGGCTTTGTGGTTATTCGACCTACTGCTGTTGCGCAGACAGAAGTTGAGTGCTGATAAGCGGCTGCCGCGGCAGATCACGATGGCGGTGCTCACGCTGCTTGCTGTGATCATGGCCGTGCTCGCACTGCCGGGTACTGAGCTCGGTGTTTCGGAGTCGACACGAGGCAACCTGCTGAGCCTGATCGGCCTGAGCGTTACAGCGTTGATCACATTGAGTTCGACAACGCTGGCGGCGAACGCGATGGCGGGTCTGATGCTCCGAGCGACGGCGCCGTTTCGTGGCGGGGACTGGATCCGTGTTGGCGAGCACTTTGGCCGCGTCACGGAGCGGGGACTCTTCCACACAGAGGTGCAGACCGAGGACAAAGACCTCCTCTCGCTGCCAAACCTGTTGCTGGCGACGAATCCAGTGCGAATCCTGCATGAACGGGGGACAATCATCTCGACTGAGTTGTCGCTGGGTTATGACACGCCGCACCACGCTGTAGAGCCTCTGCTGCTTGAGGCGGCGACACTGACCGGGCTCGTGAATCCGTTCGTGTGGATCATGGAACTGAAAGATCACGCGGTGGTCTATCGGGTTGCGGGCCTGCTGGAGGATGTGACGGGTCTGATCTCGGTCCGCTCGAGGCTGCGGTCGAATGTGCTCACGACGTTGCACAAGGCGGGTATCGAGATCGCTTCGCCTTCGCTCGTGATCCAACGTCGTGGAACGATGGAGGACACGACAATCCCTCAGGGAGGCGAGACAGAGCCGCTGCCTGCGCTCGCGGAGGGTGCTGGCGATGTTGAGAAGCAACTGTTCGATAAGGCGGACGAGGCGGCACGTCGGACGAGCCTGGAGGAAGAGCGGGATCTCATCGATGCACGGCTAAAGGCGCTCGCGGAGGGAGAACCGTCGTCTGATCCGCTCGATGCGGTTCAACTGAAGCGGCGGCTGGAGGAGATCGACACGGAGCTATCGGAGTCACCGCCTCAGGCGTGA
- a CDS encoding UbiD family decarboxylase, whose amino-acid sequence MPYTNLQDFIEALDAAGELKRIRPKVSPILEVTEITDRVSKSKAAHTSQHASSFDPAQADRGGHGLLFENIEGAQMPLAMNLFGSYRRVEMAFGCEQGGLEALAGKIADIVKPEPPTTLLAKMKKGLELAKIASLPPKVVRTGICQEVVRQGDEIDLFELPIIKCWPGDGDPTSCGYPWTPEQSGTHAGQGRYITLAGIYTIHPDDAGKPEGEPRPSRNIGMYRAQLIDKNHTAMHWHVHHDGARHWRAWKAHNKKLGKPDAGMPAAIVLGGESVLPYAATAPLPPGISELLMAGFLNGASIPLVKCRTIDMHVPANAELVIEGYVSTEAAGIGFDPRVVRADGRVEELGPGAVFEGPFGDHTGFYSLPDRYPIFTVTAVTHRKAPVYPSTIVGLPPQEDYYLGKATERLFLPLLKTLIPDIEDYHLPMFGTFHNCAFVKIRKSYPLQARRVMHAIWGAGQMAWTKSIVVVDHDVNVHDQEAVLFHIAANCDPGRDLEIVNGPLDILDHAAPRLGAGHKIGFDATKKWPGEECAGHAVRDFPPILEMEEEIKARVTERWGELGL is encoded by the coding sequence ATGCCCTACACCAACCTCCAGGACTTCATCGAAGCACTCGACGCCGCAGGCGAACTCAAGCGCATCCGCCCAAAGGTCTCCCCGATCCTCGAAGTGACCGAGATCACCGACCGCGTCAGCAAATCGAAAGCGGCTCACACCTCGCAGCACGCGAGTTCGTTCGATCCCGCCCAGGCCGACCGGGGCGGGCACGGGCTCCTCTTTGAAAACATCGAGGGCGCGCAGATGCCCCTCGCCATGAACCTCTTCGGCAGCTACCGCCGCGTCGAGATGGCCTTCGGCTGCGAGCAGGGCGGCCTCGAAGCCCTCGCCGGGAAAATCGCCGACATCGTCAAGCCCGAGCCGCCAACCACCCTCCTCGCCAAAATGAAAAAAGGCCTCGAACTGGCCAAGATCGCCAGCCTCCCGCCCAAGGTCGTCCGCACCGGCATCTGCCAGGAAGTCGTCCGCCAGGGCGACGAGATCGACCTCTTCGAACTCCCCATCATCAAGTGCTGGCCCGGCGACGGCGACCCAACCTCCTGCGGATACCCATGGACGCCAGAACAATCGGGCACCCACGCGGGGCAGGGGCGCTACATCACGTTGGCGGGGATCTACACGATCCACCCCGACGACGCCGGCAAGCCCGAGGGCGAGCCGCGCCCGTCACGCAACATCGGCATGTACCGCGCCCAGCTCATCGACAAAAACCACACCGCCATGCACTGGCACGTCCACCACGATGGCGCAAGACACTGGCGGGCCTGGAAAGCGCACAACAAAAAACTCGGCAAGCCCGACGCCGGCATGCCCGCCGCCATCGTCCTCGGCGGCGAAAGCGTCCTCCCCTACGCCGCCACAGCCCCGCTCCCGCCCGGCATCTCCGAACTCCTCATGGCCGGATTCCTCAACGGAGCCTCCATCCCGCTCGTCAAGTGCAGAACCATCGACATGCACGTCCCCGCCAACGCCGAACTCGTCATCGAGGGCTACGTCAGCACCGAAGCGGCGGGGATCGGCTTCGACCCCCGCGTCGTCCGAGCCGACGGCCGCGTCGAAGAACTCGGACCCGGTGCCGTCTTCGAAGGGCCCTTCGGCGACCACACCGGCTTCTACTCCCTCCCCGACCGCTACCCGATCTTCACCGTCACCGCCGTCACCCACCGCAAAGCACCCGTCTACCCCTCCACCATCGTCGGCCTCCCGCCACAGGAGGACTACTACCTCGGCAAAGCCACCGAACGCCTCTTCCTCCCGCTCCTCAAAACCCTCATCCCCGACATCGAGGACTACCACCTCCCCATGTTCGGCACCTTCCACAACTGCGCCTTCGTCAAGATCCGCAAGAGCTACCCCCTCCAGGCCCGCCGCGTCATGCACGCCATCTGGGGCGCCGGCCAGATGGCCTGGACCAAGTCCATCGTCGTCGTCGACCACGACGTCAACGTCCACGACCAGGAAGCCGTCCTCTTCCACATCGCCGCCAACTGCGACCCCGGCCGCGACCTCGAAATCGTCAACGGCCCCCTCGACATCCTCGACCACGCCGCCCCCCGCCTCGGCGCCGGCCACAAAATCGGCTTCGACGCCACCAAAAAATGGCCCGGCGAAGAATGCGCCGGCCACGCCGTCCGCGACTTCCCCCCTATTCTGGAGATGGAGGAAGAGATCAAGGCAAGAGTGACGGAGAGGTGGGGGGAGTTGGGACTCTAG
- a CDS encoding metallophosphoesterase family protein → MKRVAKPFRVLAFSDSHGNADSIRRLTELEAKNRYDAILAPGDIGSCDARDMNVIDSIRLLEDFNCPVLFVLGNSDPELIRRTNHWPSFAEPLHQRLVTISGFTFSGLDGIFDVSESRSKDNDYPMKTARRLLSEAVKKDIDPRRLIITTHERLPKIHDACGDCTPLAYMFGHIHSPACTEWKETTNINTSILDGNRSAWGAGNYWVIEAWRGRLRATPKPLNQPNEFRLNNFLECIELVGQSHRHKQQLTIFRQLYPDIEIPF, encoded by the coding sequence GTGAAGCGAGTAGCAAAACCATTTCGAGTCCTAGCTTTTTCCGATTCACACGGGAATGCTGACTCTATTCGTCGGCTCACAGAGTTAGAGGCAAAGAACAGATACGACGCGATATTAGCTCCTGGTGACATCGGTTCATGTGATGCTCGTGACATGAACGTGATCGACTCCATCCGTCTACTAGAGGACTTCAACTGCCCGGTCCTTTTTGTTCTTGGCAACTCAGATCCGGAATTAATTAGAAGGACAAACCATTGGCCAAGTTTTGCAGAACCACTCCATCAGCGATTAGTAACTATTTCCGGCTTCACATTCTCCGGCCTTGATGGCATTTTCGATGTTTCAGAATCACGCAGTAAGGATAATGACTATCCAATGAAGACAGCGAGAAGACTCTTAAGCGAAGCTGTAAAGAAAGACATAGATCCACGCCGTCTAATAATTACTACACATGAACGACTTCCTAAAATTCACGACGCCTGCGGCGATTGCACTCCATTAGCTTATATGTTCGGACACATCCACTCACCTGCATGTACGGAATGGAAAGAAACGACCAACATCAATACGTCAATTCTTGACGGGAATAGGTCTGCGTGGGGTGCAGGCAATTATTGGGTGATTGAGGCTTGGCGAGGAAGATTACGGGCTACACCCAAGCCTCTAAACCAGCCCAACGAGTTCAGACTAAATAACTTCCTCGAATGCATCGAACTAGTGGGCCAATCACACAGACATAAGCAGCAACTCACGATTTTCCGTCAACTATATCCCGACATTGAAATCCCGTTCTAG
- a CDS encoding PH domain-containing protein has product MSELRAKQAGPEVNAPERELWKGGPSQVLNLPVYVMDGAIGLLLIVCGIALNLRMEDSPAGFYVGLAVLLPACHAMWKWLELACWGFELSTQRIQVVTGVLSRTTDDLELYRVRDLTIHQPFWYRIFGLGDIVMETSDRTHPVMTIRAVRKAREVRDLIREHVEKRRMETKTRAVDFEGGDVDAI; this is encoded by the coding sequence GTGAGCGAGCTGCGCGCCAAGCAAGCCGGGCCGGAAGTCAATGCACCCGAACGCGAGCTCTGGAAGGGCGGTCCCTCACAGGTCCTCAACCTCCCGGTCTACGTCATGGATGGCGCGATCGGCCTGCTGTTGATCGTGTGCGGGATCGCGCTGAACCTGCGCATGGAGGATTCGCCGGCCGGCTTCTATGTCGGGCTCGCGGTCTTGCTGCCAGCGTGCCACGCAATGTGGAAATGGCTCGAGCTGGCCTGCTGGGGCTTCGAGTTGTCCACCCAGCGTATCCAAGTGGTGACCGGCGTCCTCTCACGCACCACCGATGACCTCGAACTCTATCGCGTGCGCGACCTGACCATCCACCAGCCGTTCTGGTACCGCATCTTCGGCCTCGGCGACATCGTCATGGAAACCTCCGACCGTACGCACCCCGTCATGACCATCCGCGCCGTCCGCAAGGCGCGAGAGGTGCGCGACCTCATTCGCGAGCACGTCGAAAAACGCCGCATGGAGACCAAGACCCGCGCCGTCGACTTCGAAGGGGGCGATGTTGACGCGATCTGA
- the alaS gene encoding alanine--tRNA ligase, with protein sequence MPTSSEIRQQFVDFFVKKHGHVNVVSSPVVPHEDPTLLFANAGMNQFKPYFLGTEKPEATRVVNTQKCIRAGGKHNDLDDVGKDTYHHTFFEMLGNWSFGDYFKAEAIAWAWELLVEQWGLDPERLHATYFQGDASEGLEPDLEAKALWEKYLPSERVHPGNKKDNFWEMGDTGPCGPCSELHYDRSADKSGGSLVNADAQDVVVEIWNLVFIQFNRGTDGKLSSLPAKHVDTGMGFERIVRILQGKLSNYDTDVFMPIFNAIQKVTGARAYQGGAESLKDPIDTAYRVIADHVRSLTFALSDGAHCGNKGRDAVLRTILRRAVRYGHQTLGVEEPFLYKLVPAVVEHMGGAFPELTKSPGKVADELREEEEAFRKTLERGIGIFDRAIEGLRKGETLSGETAFDLEATYGFPISLTRVMVEERGLTVDLEGYEKAKAEHAEVSRGEAGGADLKAQLVELVQKHELGATEFIGYETLSTPGVEQVVRLFVEKDGRLVEGGSATVGERVAVVVDVTPFYGEAGGQVGDSGTLEFGDGRVGVEDTQKVGAVWFHLGVVDQGTVTGGRMTVTAEVDEERRRRIMANHTTTHVLNRALRDHVNEDAMQRGSLVDEERLRFDFSHGSPVTAEQIAALEKQVNDDIAADLPVYAEVADQEEALKINGLRAVFGEKYPPKVRVVSIGASVKELLAKPDHKAWAKLSIEFCGGTHLTQTGAAEGFVIVSEENVAKGIRRIVGLTGEEGHRAQSMGEMLRNRVDSLARVSAEKLGAVLPELSKEVEIAVMPLTIKHEVRGRIVSLQDKLKEAQKALAKQSASAVADVAREVAEASEDGSPIVARFEDADGNALRTAMDVIRKKRPASPLLLAGVSGDKVSLLAAVPKELIGQGLKAGDWVKAVAPVVGGGGGGRPDMAQAGGKDPGKVDEALETARAFVSGKVGA encoded by the coding sequence ATGCCGACCAGTTCTGAGATTCGCCAGCAGTTCGTCGACTTCTTTGTGAAGAAGCACGGGCACGTGAATGTCGTGTCGTCGCCGGTGGTCCCGCACGAGGACCCGACGCTGCTGTTCGCGAACGCCGGGATGAATCAGTTCAAGCCCTACTTCCTGGGCACGGAGAAGCCCGAGGCGACACGCGTCGTGAACACCCAGAAGTGCATCCGGGCCGGCGGCAAGCACAACGACCTCGATGACGTGGGCAAGGATACCTACCACCACACCTTCTTCGAGATGCTGGGAAACTGGTCGTTCGGGGATTACTTCAAGGCCGAGGCGATCGCGTGGGCGTGGGAGCTGCTGGTCGAGCAATGGGGCCTGGACCCCGAACGGCTGCACGCGACGTACTTCCAGGGCGACGCCTCGGAGGGCTTGGAGCCGGACCTGGAGGCCAAGGCGCTGTGGGAGAAATATCTGCCTTCAGAGCGGGTGCATCCCGGCAACAAGAAGGACAACTTCTGGGAGATGGGCGACACCGGGCCCTGCGGGCCGTGCTCGGAGCTGCACTACGACCGCAGCGCGGACAAGTCGGGCGGGTCGCTGGTCAACGCTGACGCCCAGGACGTGGTGGTCGAGATCTGGAACCTGGTGTTCATCCAGTTCAACCGCGGGACGGACGGCAAGCTGTCATCCCTGCCAGCCAAGCACGTGGACACCGGCATGGGCTTCGAGCGGATCGTACGGATCCTGCAGGGCAAGCTAAGCAACTACGACACCGACGTGTTTATGCCCATCTTCAACGCGATCCAAAAGGTGACCGGGGCGCGGGCGTACCAAGGCGGGGCGGAGTCGCTCAAGGACCCGATCGACACCGCCTACCGAGTCATCGCGGATCATGTGCGCAGCCTGACGTTTGCACTGTCCGACGGCGCGCACTGCGGGAACAAGGGCCGCGACGCCGTGCTGCGAACGATCCTGAGGCGCGCGGTGCGGTACGGGCACCAGACGCTGGGGGTCGAGGAGCCGTTCCTCTACAAGCTCGTGCCCGCCGTCGTCGAGCACATGGGCGGCGCGTTCCCGGAGCTAACCAAGTCGCCCGGCAAGGTCGCGGACGAACTGCGCGAGGAGGAAGAGGCGTTTCGCAAGACGCTGGAGCGAGGGATTGGCATCTTTGATCGAGCCATTGAAGGGCTACGGAAAGGTGAAACACTTTCGGGTGAGACCGCCTTCGACCTCGAAGCCACCTACGGCTTCCCGATCTCGCTGACACGTGTGATGGTGGAGGAGCGAGGGCTGACGGTGGACCTTGAGGGGTATGAGAAGGCGAAGGCCGAGCACGCGGAGGTGTCGCGGGGTGAGGCTGGCGGGGCGGACCTCAAGGCGCAGCTGGTCGAGCTGGTGCAGAAGCACGAACTCGGGGCGACGGAGTTTATTGGCTACGAGACGCTATCGACGCCCGGCGTGGAGCAGGTGGTGCGGCTGTTTGTCGAGAAGGATGGGCGGCTGGTCGAGGGGGGATCGGCGACGGTGGGTGAGCGGGTCGCGGTGGTGGTGGACGTGACGCCTTTTTATGGCGAGGCCGGCGGTCAGGTCGGGGACAGCGGGACGCTGGAGTTTGGTGATGGCCGGGTCGGCGTCGAGGACACCCAGAAGGTCGGGGCGGTCTGGTTCCATCTAGGCGTCGTCGACCAGGGGACGGTGACGGGCGGGCGGATGACGGTGACCGCGGAGGTCGATGAGGAGCGGCGGCGGAGGATCATGGCCAACCACACAACGACGCATGTGCTCAATCGCGCGCTGCGGGATCATGTGAATGAGGACGCGATGCAGCGCGGGTCGCTGGTGGATGAGGAGCGTCTGCGTTTCGACTTCTCGCACGGGTCGCCGGTGACGGCGGAGCAGATCGCGGCCCTCGAGAAGCAGGTCAACGATGACATCGCCGCGGACCTGCCGGTGTACGCGGAGGTCGCGGATCAGGAGGAGGCACTCAAGATCAACGGCCTGCGGGCGGTGTTCGGCGAGAAGTACCCGCCCAAGGTCCGGGTGGTGTCGATCGGTGCGTCGGTGAAGGAGCTGCTGGCGAAACCCGACCACAAGGCGTGGGCGAAGCTGAGCATCGAGTTTTGCGGCGGCACGCACCTGACGCAGACGGGCGCGGCGGAGGGGTTCGTGATCGTGAGCGAGGAGAATGTCGCGAAGGGCATCCGCCGAATCGTCGGGCTGACCGGCGAGGAGGGGCATCGGGCGCAGTCGATGGGCGAGATGCTGCGGAATCGGGTGGATTCGCTGGCGAGGGTCTCGGCGGAGAAGCTGGGGGCGGTGCTGCCTGAGTTGAGCAAGGAGGTTGAGATAGCCGTGATGCCGTTGACGATCAAGCACGAGGTGCGGGGTCGGATTGTGTCGCTGCAGGACAAGCTCAAGGAGGCGCAGAAGGCTTTGGCGAAGCAGTCGGCGTCGGCGGTGGCAGATGTCGCGCGGGAGGTGGCGGAGGCGTCGGAGGATGGGTCGCCGATCGTCGCGCGGTTCGAGGATGCCGACGGCAACGCGCTGCGGACGGCGATGGACGTGATCCGAAAGAAACGGCCGGCGAGCCCGCTGCTGCTGGCGGGGGTGAGCGGGGACAAGGTGTCGCTACTCGCCGCGGTGCCGAAGGAGTTGATCGGCCAAGGTCTCAAGGCGGGGGATTGGGTGAAGGCGGTCGCGCCGGTGGTCGGTGGCGGGGGTGGCGGGCGGCCTGATATGGCGCAGGCCGGGGGCAAGGACCCCGGCAAGGTGGATGAGGCGTTGGAGACGGCCCGGGCGTTTGTGAGCGGGAAGGTGGGGGCGTGA
- a CDS encoding glycoside hydrolase family 57 protein, with product MPSVCLYFQVHQPERLRRYSVFDADTNYFDPGKNAEILRKVAAKCYLPTTEILLEQINRHDGAFRVAFSLTGTIIEQFQQFAPDVIDRFRELAETGCVEFLAETYHHSLAALYDREEFAAQVDMHSDLIDRLFNQRPTIFRNTELIYNNDIAAAAAELGYRGVIAEGYDDALNGRRPDMVYRTPDTEIALLLKNYKLSDDIAFRFSNTAWAEHPLTPEKMAKWIHALGRCDEGTTPAPGPASQRAAQVCNLFMDFETFGEHQWAETGIFEFLRGLPKQVLEQGDNFLVPSEAIDAYPADDTYDCPQMTSWADSERDISAWVGNAMQSSALHELYRLGSAIKRLDDEKLLTLWRRLTTSDHFYYMATKYHGDATVHDYFSPYQSPYDAYINFMNVLDNLRARVEAATPAERLAAE from the coding sequence ATGCCCTCTGTCTGCCTCTACTTTCAGGTCCATCAGCCCGAGCGTCTGCGCCGGTACTCCGTCTTCGACGCGGACACCAACTACTTCGATCCGGGGAAGAACGCCGAGATCCTCCGCAAGGTCGCGGCCAAGTGCTATCTGCCGACGACCGAGATCCTGCTTGAGCAGATCAACCGGCACGATGGCGCGTTCCGCGTGGCCTTTTCCCTCACCGGCACCATCATCGAGCAGTTTCAGCAGTTCGCCCCGGACGTGATCGACCGGTTTCGTGAGCTGGCGGAGACCGGGTGCGTGGAGTTCCTCGCGGAGACCTACCACCACTCGCTTGCTGCGCTGTACGACCGCGAGGAGTTCGCCGCTCAGGTCGATATGCACAGCGACCTTATCGACCGGCTGTTTAATCAGCGGCCGACGATCTTCCGCAACACCGAGCTGATTTATAACAACGACATCGCTGCCGCCGCGGCTGAGTTGGGCTACCGGGGCGTCATCGCGGAGGGCTACGATGATGCGCTCAATGGTCGGCGGCCCGACATGGTGTACCGGACGCCGGACACCGAGATCGCGCTGCTGCTGAAGAACTACAAGCTGTCGGACGACATCGCTTTTCGGTTCTCGAACACCGCCTGGGCGGAGCACCCGCTGACACCTGAGAAGATGGCGAAATGGATCCACGCGTTGGGCCGGTGCGACGAGGGCACCACGCCTGCCCCCGGCCCCGCCAGCCAGCGGGCGGCGCAGGTGTGCAATCTTTTTATGGACTTCGAGACCTTCGGCGAGCACCAGTGGGCCGAGACCGGGATTTTCGAGTTCCTGCGCGGCTTGCCCAAGCAGGTGCTCGAACAGGGCGACAACTTCCTGGTGCCGTCGGAGGCGATTGATGCTTACCCGGCGGACGACACTTACGACTGCCCGCAGATGACGTCGTGGGCGGACTCGGAGCGTGATATCTCGGCGTGGGTGGGCAACGCGATGCAGTCGTCGGCGTTGCACGAGTTGTACCGGCTGGGGTCGGCGATCAAGCGACTCGATGACGAGAAGCTGTTGACGCTGTGGCGGCGGCTGACGACTTCGGATCATTTCTATTACATGGCGACGAAGTACCACGGGGACGCGACGGTGCACGATTATTTTTCGCCTTATCAGTCGCCTTATGACGCGTACATCAACTTCATGAACGTGCTGGATAATCTGCGGGCGCGGGTTGAGGCGGCGACGCCTGCGGAGCGGCTGGCGGCGGAGTAG